From a single Rutidosis leptorrhynchoides isolate AG116_Rl617_1_P2 chromosome 5, CSIRO_AGI_Rlap_v1, whole genome shotgun sequence genomic region:
- the LOC139850334 gene encoding phytosulfokines 3-like yields MSRGTTFFLILTLLIFSSTLCSARPGPTATVTTVTTETTNKGVEVEEGCQGIGEEECLMRRTLVAHLDYIYTQKSNP; encoded by the exons ATGTCAAGAGGCACCACTTTCTTCCTCATATTAACCCTCCTCATCTTCTCTTCCACCCTTTGCTCTGCTCGGCCAGGGCCCACCGCCACTGTCACTACCGTCACCACTGAAACAACAAACAAG GGTGTTGAAGTTGAGGAAGGGTGTCAAGGAATTGGTGAAGAAGAGTGCTTGATGAGAAGGACACTTGTTGCTCACCTTGATTATATTTATACTCAAAAGAGCAATCCATGA